One genomic segment of Chitinophaga sancti includes these proteins:
- a CDS encoding MauE/DoxX family redox-associated membrane protein: MKRSTIIEIISMLFIILFVYTAISKFMDFSVFSEQIATSPILAPVASWIAWVVPIAEILVSIALLIPAFRLKGLYASLALMLGFTIYIILILNFSPHIPCSCGGVIELMSWREHLVFNSFFIVVAILAIWLSRPHIARLSSSNSHS, from the coding sequence ATGAAAAGAAGTACCATAATAGAGATCATCTCTATGCTGTTTATCATATTGTTTGTATACACCGCCATTAGCAAATTCATGGACTTTAGTGTATTTAGCGAGCAAATCGCCACCTCCCCGATTTTAGCACCGGTAGCTAGTTGGATTGCCTGGGTAGTACCTATTGCCGAAATTCTTGTATCGATTGCCCTGTTAATTCCTGCTTTTAGATTAAAGGGGTTGTATGCTTCCCTGGCCTTAATGTTGGGCTTTACAATTTATATCATATTAATCCTCAACTTTAGCCCCCACATTCCCTGTAGTTGTGGCGGTGTTATTGAACTCATGTCCTGGAGAGAACACCTGGTGTTCAATAGCTTCTTTATTGTTGTAGCGATACTGGCTATCTGGCTGTCAAGACCTCACATTGCCCGCCTTAGTTCTTCCAATTCGCATTCGTAA
- a CDS encoding DUF262 domain-containing protein: MRKYTLPDLLNGTIDVLEQGNAYTYNLQGIQIPMIQRDYAQGRPQEYRIRKRFLDALFNAVISGDNFELDFIYGAIEELDGKQILIPLDGQQRLTALFLLYWYISNRELYGQELTNMCDLLSRFSYSTRASAREFCERLCSIRLSFDILPSKEIGNSAWYYEVYRLNPTVASMLVVLDDIHERYEQEGRQLFPLLSNVTFYILPLKSFSLTDELYIKMNARGKQLSDFENFKADLIKWMQGKANGAHPLFAKRVVYDGREMSYHMAFSLKLDNEWTRLFWNYAEDNDPNIGKVVDGGYFRFWNWYLFHHFMGITPSYLNSLEHQKPFWERFVANDQERYTGFDEFAKVFENSDVVSKIERVLDGLSIHHSEINELLQPAWPTRQRWHFFEENATFPQRIIYYSVTRFLEEIPYDRVAMQRWLRVVWNLAIDPDVRSSQNMWRVMRLVDKMAVGVEDIYSFLLQPACEEIIKTESSFLKNQLLEEVAKAKLILSNGDWEPLLVKAEGHPLFMGNIRFLLSDDEDVNGFLHRSDLAMKMFSGAGPQGPFAKDYMLMRAYISQVQTWSDLLMMNLKDYTDNWRLILRRNPKAMDFIQSICSLPDEAAQVELMNELIDRPSALDEPNFFTLARHMHEKLYQPADFHDWLQNLHADKGIELKWYENNLYVHRPGSWYDRVMLNSFRNEIITLMIQRFDFTTHKQCGETPFYWDYDVTLYKKLDSETLVANFLSDGRLVFHLLEDLEPSEIQEMEFSYGYSLVESIDGVEPFVDRISSEIFDEDNQESMLFKIRNFMDTQKKNPEMIE, from the coding sequence ATGCGTAAATATACACTACCTGATTTGCTGAATGGTACTATAGATGTACTTGAACAAGGAAACGCTTATACGTATAATTTACAAGGGATTCAAATACCTATGATCCAGAGAGATTATGCGCAGGGTAGGCCCCAGGAGTATAGGATTCGGAAGCGATTTTTGGATGCTTTGTTTAATGCTGTTATAAGTGGTGATAACTTTGAACTGGATTTTATTTATGGGGCGATTGAAGAATTGGATGGAAAGCAGATATTAATTCCCTTGGATGGACAACAACGCCTTACTGCACTCTTTCTTTTGTATTGGTATATCTCAAATCGTGAATTATATGGCCAGGAGCTAACCAATATGTGTGATTTGCTTTCACGTTTTTCTTATTCTACCAGGGCAAGTGCCAGGGAATTTTGTGAGCGGCTATGTAGTATTCGATTGTCGTTTGATATATTACCTTCTAAAGAAATCGGTAATTCAGCCTGGTATTATGAGGTATACCGTTTAAATCCTACCGTAGCATCAATGTTAGTTGTTCTTGATGACATACATGAACGTTATGAACAAGAAGGTCGGCAATTATTCCCATTGCTGAGTAACGTAACGTTTTATATTCTTCCGCTTAAGAGTTTTAGCCTGACAGATGAGCTGTATATTAAAATGAATGCAAGAGGGAAACAGCTATCAGATTTTGAAAATTTTAAAGCGGATCTTATAAAGTGGATGCAGGGAAAAGCTAATGGCGCACATCCATTATTTGCTAAACGAGTAGTGTATGATGGGAGAGAAATGAGCTATCATATGGCTTTTAGCCTAAAATTGGATAATGAATGGACACGCCTTTTCTGGAATTATGCGGAGGATAATGATCCCAATATTGGTAAGGTGGTAGATGGAGGTTATTTTCGCTTTTGGAATTGGTACCTTTTTCATCATTTTATGGGAATTACTCCCTCTTATCTTAATAGTCTTGAACACCAGAAACCATTTTGGGAGAGGTTTGTGGCCAATGACCAAGAGAGGTATACCGGCTTTGATGAATTTGCAAAAGTGTTTGAGAATAGTGACGTAGTTTCGAAAATCGAAAGGGTATTAGATGGGCTTAGTATTCATCACAGTGAGATTAATGAGTTGCTTCAACCTGCGTGGCCAACCAGGCAAAGGTGGCATTTTTTTGAGGAGAATGCCACATTTCCCCAGCGTATTATCTATTATAGTGTGACACGTTTTTTGGAGGAAATACCTTATGATAGGGTGGCAATGCAACGATGGTTAAGAGTCGTCTGGAACCTGGCGATTGACCCTGATGTACGTAGTTCTCAAAATATGTGGAGAGTAATGAGATTGGTAGATAAAATGGCTGTGGGGGTGGAAGATATTTATAGTTTCTTATTGCAACCAGCATGTGAAGAAATTATTAAAACGGAAAGCTCGTTTCTTAAGAACCAATTATTAGAAGAGGTGGCGAAGGCGAAATTGATATTATCAAACGGTGATTGGGAACCTTTACTGGTTAAGGCGGAAGGACATCCTTTATTTATGGGTAATATTAGATTTCTATTGTCGGATGATGAAGATGTGAATGGATTTTTGCATAGAAGTGATTTGGCGATGAAAATGTTTTCAGGGGCTGGACCTCAAGGACCTTTCGCTAAAGATTATATGCTGATGAGAGCATATATTTCGCAGGTTCAAACCTGGAGTGATTTATTAATGATGAATTTAAAGGATTATACTGATAATTGGAGATTGATATTACGAAGAAACCCTAAGGCCATGGACTTCATTCAATCTATTTGTTCGTTGCCAGACGAGGCTGCGCAAGTAGAATTGATGAATGAATTAATAGACAGGCCTTCTGCTTTAGATGAACCTAATTTTTTTACTTTAGCCAGGCATATGCATGAAAAATTGTACCAGCCGGCGGATTTTCATGATTGGTTGCAGAATTTACACGCAGATAAAGGGATTGAGCTTAAATGGTATGAGAATAATTTATATGTACATAGACCAGGAAGCTGGTATGATAGGGTAATGCTTAATTCTTTTCGAAATGAGATCATTACGCTTATGATTCAACGATTTGATTTTACTACCCATAAGCAATGTGGGGAGACGCCATTTTACTGGGATTATGATGTGACGTTATATAAAAAATTGGATTCGGAAACGCTTGTAGCTAATTTTTTGAGTGATGGGAGGTTGGTGTTTCATTTATTGGAAGATTTGGAGCCGTCTGAAATACAAGAAATGGAATTCAGTTATGGGTATTCATTGGTGGAATCAATTGATGGAGTAGAACCATTTGTTGATAGAATTTCAAGCGAAATTTTTGATGAAGACAATCAAGAGAGTATGCTTTTTAAAATTCGAAATTTTATGGACACCCAAAAGAAGAATCCTGAGATGATTGAATAG
- a CDS encoding DUF262 domain-containing protein, with translation MAQSLMLLSIADLLGKQFFIPSYQRGYRWSPQHVNDLLEDLFSFAKKKKSIEEFYCLQPIVVKKSTWSNETNAEISGWEVVDGQQRLTTIRILMEYLIATHLRGATLKSEYKKEVYSIHYQTRMESEQFLQRIEENVGHDIDLYHMSRAYTAVRLWFEKQDIPRDARESMLRMLVYDKQTQQSEGVAQIIWYELNPMENPIDSFVRINLGKIPLSNAELIKALFLQKTNFGPDKNELARLRQLEIANEWDEIENALQQPLFWAFLNKYPSNRPCRIELLLDLLKEVAIAEDPQLVELIGTDDHATFRYFYQLLYKNKTYDDMKRIWGVVIGCFRQVQEWYNTPVWYHYVGFWVACNNEPLSRIYKAIVNEKLPSREAITNMLEQKIRSLFSTVKWALDPTNQDIFLDLTYNKDYEKVRQLLLLFNIESIVQQCKKNSIILKFPFEAYNGVSIGKGWDVEHIDSLTENELHTKDARKEWLENALVDLENIDESLLLKVRNFLDNEASKEPFENLFTAITKIAKEDRNDELVKDNIGNLALLDAGTNRAYGNALFTTKRRIIIEKDKAGVFIPVCTRNVFLKYYDHAGNTPSTWTSEDVKDYRNAIVKTLERFLPNKPQSITQHA, from the coding sequence ATGGCACAATCACTTATGTTGCTTTCAATAGCAGACCTATTAGGAAAGCAATTCTTTATACCTTCTTACCAGAGAGGATATCGTTGGAGCCCTCAGCATGTCAATGATTTATTGGAGGATCTATTCAGTTTCGCAAAAAAGAAAAAGAGCATTGAGGAGTTTTATTGCTTACAGCCCATTGTCGTGAAGAAGTCTACCTGGAGTAATGAAACTAATGCTGAAATTTCAGGGTGGGAGGTTGTTGATGGGCAGCAAAGGCTTACAACCATTAGGATATTAATGGAGTATCTAATTGCAACTCATTTGAGAGGGGCTACACTGAAGAGTGAATATAAGAAAGAGGTGTATAGTATACATTATCAAACCCGAATGGAATCCGAGCAGTTTTTACAGCGAATTGAAGAAAATGTAGGACATGATATTGACCTGTATCATATGAGTAGGGCATATACTGCTGTTAGATTATGGTTTGAAAAGCAGGATATACCAAGGGATGCCAGAGAAAGTATGTTACGCATGCTTGTGTATGATAAGCAAACACAACAAAGTGAAGGGGTCGCCCAAATCATTTGGTATGAATTGAATCCTATGGAAAATCCTATTGATAGTTTTGTGAGGATCAATCTTGGGAAAATCCCTCTTAGTAATGCGGAGCTTATTAAGGCATTATTTCTTCAAAAGACCAATTTTGGACCAGATAAAAACGAGCTAGCCCGACTTCGTCAATTAGAGATTGCTAATGAATGGGATGAAATTGAAAATGCTTTGCAACAACCCTTGTTTTGGGCCTTCTTGAATAAGTATCCTTCAAATAGACCTTGTCGTATAGAATTGCTGCTGGATCTTTTAAAAGAAGTAGCGATAGCGGAAGACCCGCAATTAGTCGAACTTATTGGGACAGATGATCATGCCACCTTCCGTTATTTTTATCAATTATTATATAAAAATAAGACTTATGATGATATGAAGAGGATCTGGGGAGTGGTGATAGGATGCTTCAGGCAGGTGCAGGAATGGTATAACACCCCTGTGTGGTACCATTATGTGGGATTTTGGGTGGCGTGTAATAATGAGCCCCTATCCAGGATTTATAAGGCGATTGTTAATGAAAAATTGCCCAGCCGTGAGGCAATCACAAATATGTTAGAGCAAAAAATAAGATCGTTGTTCAGTACTGTCAAGTGGGCCCTTGATCCAACTAACCAGGATATTTTCCTTGATCTTACCTACAATAAGGACTACGAAAAGGTCCGGCAACTATTACTGCTTTTTAATATTGAAAGTATTGTACAGCAATGTAAGAAAAACAGTATTATTTTGAAATTCCCATTTGAAGCATATAATGGTGTGAGTATTGGCAAGGGGTGGGACGTGGAGCATATAGATTCCCTCACGGAAAATGAATTACATACTAAGGATGCCAGAAAAGAGTGGCTGGAAAATGCCCTGGTAGACCTTGAAAATATTGATGAATCATTACTACTCAAGGTTAGAAACTTTCTGGATAATGAGGCTAGCAAGGAGCCGTTTGAGAATTTATTTACAGCGATTACAAAAATTGCAAAGGAAGATAGGAATGATGAGCTTGTGAAAGATAATATAGGTAACCTTGCATTATTGGATGCCGGTACCAATAGAGCTTATGGCAATGCACTTTTTACTACCAAACGGAGAATTATTATAGAAAAAGATAAAGCGGGGGTGTTTATCCCGGTGTGTACGAGAAATGTTTTCCTGAAGTATTATGATCATGCTGGCAATACCCCGTCAACCTGGACAAGTGAGGATGTGAAGGACTATAGAAATGCCATTGTGAAGACCCTGGAACGATTTTTACCTAATAAACCCCAGTCAATTACTCAACATGCGTAA
- a CDS encoding AraC family transcriptional regulator, which produces MKKKKNTSIKLNTSLQAWKKIEEIKELIDELHRQNVYHLTIRELSLKFFMSKSLITKTFRLRYHTSVHQYIIKQKMEYAKILLLNNREQSITKIAEKLGYSLSSNFTRDFKKHTGNLPLQFSKSAFLSKTSNY; this is translated from the coding sequence ATGAAAAAGAAAAAAAACACCTCAATTAAGCTTAACACTTCGCTTCAGGCATGGAAGAAAATAGAGGAAATAAAAGAACTGATTGATGAACTACACAGGCAAAACGTCTACCATCTTACAATACGTGAACTCTCATTAAAGTTTTTCATGAGCAAAAGTTTGATTACAAAAACGTTTCGTCTCCGTTATCACACTTCAGTACATCAATATATTATAAAACAAAAAATGGAGTATGCTAAAATCTTGTTGTTAAACAACAGGGAACAGTCAATAACTAAAATTGCTGAAAAGCTTGGATATTCCCTTAGTTCAAATTTCACAAGAGACTTTAAGAAACATACTGGCAATTTGCCTTTACAATTTTCAAAAAGTGCATTTCTGAGTAAGACAAGTAATTACTGA
- a CDS encoding MauE/DoxX family redox-associated membrane protein — protein sequence MPQYKLPPYPKRVWIVDLITCLFILLFTYAAVSKLTDVQNFKTQISQSPLLTPFGATIMWVIPTIEFIIVGLLLFNKTRMTGLYFSYGLMVIFTMYIIAITQFSTFIPCSCGGILQQMTWNQHLFFNLIFVVLGIISVLIYRPRNIAFPS from the coding sequence ATGCCACAATACAAATTGCCCCCCTACCCGAAACGGGTGTGGATAGTCGACCTGATCACATGTCTTTTTATACTATTATTCACATATGCTGCTGTCAGCAAATTAACAGATGTTCAAAATTTCAAAACACAAATTAGTCAATCACCATTATTAACGCCTTTCGGTGCCACCATTATGTGGGTAATCCCTACGATTGAATTCATCATTGTAGGCTTGTTACTGTTCAATAAAACAAGAATGACAGGGCTATACTTTAGTTATGGATTAATGGTAATATTCACCATGTATATTATCGCCATTACCCAATTTAGCACTTTCATACCGTGCTCTTGTGGTGGAATCTTACAACAAATGACCTGGAACCAACATCTTTTTTTCAACCTCATTTTCGTCGTCTTAGGAATAATTTCGGTATTAATTTATCGCCCCAGGAATATAGCTTTTCCCTCATAA
- a CDS encoding alpha/beta hydrolase family protein, translated as MPVFLKLLLITLSFKVNVDTTIIQLEDSTTVLCATGEKYALTQNKVNAWEYYWNHPLPAALYLTELNSGKKLKIAENPKGLVIHASLSPSEKYVSWYDTYLKSICIYNIASSSILILQKNIQCLPQWFPDDSAFIVYDQYDIWKIIPGRNMHINLTNGYGRKHKIIFRQLTDSILVAFNTINKQNGFFKLTENDPKLLSMDDCLYYFPIYPLDEFKPVKSIDSTTWLLLKQDAGIPPSYYSTSDFKTFYPIDSFKPPTLLKSTIIRFKHITGILYTPLTFDSSKKYPLIITYYQNFSNNLHKFQPLQNSEGTLNIPTYISSGYMVFVPDIKTKKGHPGPSTARIVARSAKQLRKYKWIDQKHIGLQGFSFGGYITNYVITHSRIFAAAQESAGPVDFISGYGSVKKGSNTSLQPLYERGQNNMWTTPWDNPRKYLLNSPIIKVQHITTPLLILHNENDIIVPYAQSMELFMAMRRLDKQVWWIQYKDEGHQLFKRENQEDFSRKQLEFFNHFLKGAPPPSWMAK; from the coding sequence ATGCCAGTTTTTCTGAAATTACTACTGATAACCTTATCTTTTAAGGTTAATGTAGATACAACCATTATACAATTGGAAGATAGCACCACCGTATTGTGTGCTACAGGAGAAAAATATGCACTTACTCAAAACAAAGTCAATGCATGGGAATACTATTGGAATCATCCTTTGCCTGCCGCTCTTTATCTCACTGAACTAAACTCAGGTAAAAAATTAAAAATAGCAGAAAACCCAAAAGGGTTAGTCATACATGCCAGTTTATCACCATCAGAAAAATACGTTTCCTGGTATGATACATATCTCAAAAGTATTTGTATCTACAATATAGCAAGCTCCAGTATACTCATTCTTCAAAAAAACATTCAATGTTTACCCCAATGGTTTCCAGATGACTCAGCATTTATTGTGTATGATCAATATGATATCTGGAAAATAATTCCAGGTAGAAATATGCACATTAACCTGACTAATGGTTATGGAAGAAAACATAAAATCATTTTCAGACAACTAACCGATTCAATACTTGTTGCCTTTAACACTATAAATAAACAAAACGGCTTTTTTAAACTCACTGAAAATGATCCAAAGCTACTTTCCATGGATGATTGCCTCTATTATTTCCCAATCTACCCCCTGGATGAATTTAAACCTGTAAAATCGATTGACAGCACCACCTGGCTTTTATTAAAACAAGACGCAGGAATTCCGCCTTCCTATTATTCTACGAGTGATTTTAAGACATTTTACCCAATAGATTCTTTCAAACCGCCGACTTTATTAAAATCCACAATTATCCGTTTTAAGCATATCACGGGGATCCTATATACTCCTTTAACATTTGACAGCTCTAAAAAATATCCACTTATCATTACTTATTATCAAAATTTCAGTAACAACCTACATAAGTTTCAGCCATTGCAAAACAGCGAGGGGACACTTAATATACCGACTTATATTAGTAGCGGGTATATGGTATTTGTGCCGGACATAAAAACTAAAAAGGGACATCCTGGTCCATCCACTGCCAGGATAGTGGCCAGGTCTGCTAAACAGCTCCGTAAATATAAATGGATAGACCAAAAACATATAGGTCTCCAGGGGTTTAGCTTTGGAGGATACATCACCAACTATGTCATTACACACTCCAGGATATTTGCTGCAGCCCAGGAATCTGCAGGGCCAGTGGATTTTATAAGTGGTTATGGAAGTGTAAAAAAGGGGTCAAATACATCCTTGCAGCCGCTTTATGAAAGGGGCCAAAATAATATGTGGACAACACCCTGGGATAATCCCAGGAAATATTTATTGAATTCCCCAATCATCAAGGTGCAGCATATCACTACACCATTGTTAATCCTCCATAATGAGAATGATATCATTGTTCCGTATGCGCAATCTATGGAATTATTCATGGCTATGCGCCGCCTGGATAAACAAGTGTGGTGGATTCAATATAAAGACGAAGGGCACCAGTTATTTAAAAGGGAAAACCAGGAAGATTTTTCCAGGAAACAATTGGAATTCTTCAATCACTTCCTGAAGGGTGCTCCGCCCCCTTCCTGGATGGCAAAATAA
- a CDS encoding LytR/AlgR family response regulator transcription factor: protein MNDSLFIRKTEGLFTRVDSRVVILVEASGGWSKIITKEGVHLVSSTLGQLEEQLPVALFCRVHRTYIAALEHISSFTANSVRILDRDIPLSRSYAEKLFSRLNIIM from the coding sequence ATGAATGACAGTTTATTCATTCGGAAAACCGAAGGGCTATTCACGCGCGTTGATAGCCGAGTCGTCATACTGGTCGAGGCCAGTGGCGGATGGTCTAAGATCATTACTAAGGAGGGTGTACACCTGGTAAGCAGTACACTCGGCCAGCTGGAGGAGCAATTACCCGTGGCGCTCTTTTGCCGGGTACATCGCACTTACATAGCGGCTCTAGAGCATATTAGCAGTTTTACTGCTAATTCAGTTAGAATTCTTGACAGGGATATTCCCCTGTCAAGATCTTATGCTGAAAAATTATTCAGCAGGTTGAATATTATCATGTAA
- a CDS encoding glycosyltransferase family 2 protein, with product MINGKKILVVLPAYNASKTLKITYEEIDRTLVDDVILVDDASKDNTVAVAKEIGIVHIICHEKNKGYGGNQKSCYKRALELGADIIIMLHPDYQYTPLLIESMASIIAKGVYPVVLGSRILGRGALKGGMPYYKYFFNRLLTVSQNLLMRQKLSEYHTGYRAYDRKVLESIPYENNSDDFVFDNELLGQICYKGYEIAEVTCPTKYFKEASSINFRRSAIYGLGVLGVSLKYFLHKHGFAKYSLFKGIEPDSHKKGKRQFVNVDHSVIESQSEINNKISANSSHH from the coding sequence ATGATAAATGGGAAGAAGATCCTCGTTGTATTACCAGCATATAATGCCAGTAAAACCCTTAAAATCACTTATGAAGAAATCGATCGCACATTGGTCGATGATGTCATTCTTGTAGATGATGCCAGTAAGGACAATACTGTAGCAGTCGCTAAAGAAATAGGGATTGTGCATATCATTTGTCATGAAAAAAACAAAGGTTATGGTGGTAACCAAAAATCCTGCTATAAACGTGCATTGGAATTAGGAGCTGATATCATTATCATGTTACATCCCGATTATCAGTATACTCCACTTCTAATTGAATCAATGGCTTCAATTATTGCAAAAGGAGTATATCCTGTTGTACTAGGTTCCCGTATCCTGGGCAGGGGAGCCTTGAAAGGAGGTATGCCTTATTATAAATACTTTTTTAATCGCCTCCTGACTGTTAGCCAGAATTTGTTAATGAGACAAAAATTATCTGAATACCATACGGGGTATCGGGCTTATGATCGGAAGGTTTTAGAATCTATTCCCTATGAAAATAATTCTGATGATTTTGTTTTCGATAATGAACTGTTGGGACAGATTTGTTATAAGGGATATGAAATAGCAGAGGTAACTTGTCCTACTAAATACTTTAAAGAAGCTTCATCCATAAATTTTAGACGAAGTGCGATTTATGGACTAGGTGTGTTGGGGGTAAGTCTGAAATATTTTTTGCATAAACATGGCTTTGCAAAATACAGTTTGTTTAAGGGGATTGAGCCAGATTCACATAAGAAAGGGAAGCGACAATTTGTGAACGTTGATCATAGTGTAATCGAATCTCAATCGGAAATTAATAATAAGATTTCAGCTAATTCTTCTCATCATTGA
- a CDS encoding McrB family protein, translating to MGDHLYTQYWSAILPELIQCFESSPTIIQIPVSGLEEYGDRKTYYANFRIVYGQLEIPRNGYAQGRDLYEVLINNDFFKDLLMDKIMQVTITHNLLLKMEVIHENAPDFYTEEDFIKLKKLAGVKKVEGNQEHQDLYNDLKEIYKKTKYWAEEVKKRTFPEIGHVQIIMKPTNQSGKFQNYHWAKIYPSSTFITDRLAFTVGISSEHGFVMKIDTILLEPNDPRLKIYENVRGDFMQSKLVKIVNEEEMLDKGWEYLIDLTYTFFQDLEQDYFDIIKLYHKHTLEQLGATDVSVPHALNTILYGPPGTGKTYHTINKAVSIANPGFRSIDRQDIKAEFARLQREGQIEFITFHQNLSYEDFIEGIKPKVDGEKLVYEIEDGIFKKISDKARFIAGNFETVIEKFKKDISQADGMPAATIQGSSSTFDITFRGTGVFYVQPHDTEKEDAWYPVNINNIRKAFETENYIGLYNPTYIRGTISHLVKNYGLKKGNEDITNKKNYVLVIDEINRGNVSQIFGELITLIEDNKRFEEEESLVVTLPYSKTEFSVPNNLYIIGTMNTADRSVEALDNALRRRFCFEEMSPDESLIGKSLEELDLQALLKTINNRLEALLTKDHLIGHAWLMGIEDLYDLQKAFKNKILPLLQEYFFNDYAKIGLVLGDTFISFKSVSRNLFANFAKGEEIAGDFTDRIIYTLKDPMEMDLDDFKSIYSHGK from the coding sequence ATGGGGGATCACCTATACACTCAGTATTGGAGCGCTATCTTACCTGAATTAATTCAATGTTTTGAAAGTAGCCCAACAATCATTCAAATACCTGTTTCTGGCCTCGAAGAATATGGAGATAGGAAAACCTATTATGCAAATTTCAGAATTGTCTATGGACAGTTGGAGATTCCAAGAAATGGGTATGCGCAAGGCAGAGACTTGTACGAGGTATTAATAAATAATGATTTCTTCAAAGACTTGCTGATGGATAAGATCATGCAGGTAACTATCACCCACAACTTATTATTGAAAATGGAAGTTATTCACGAAAACGCCCCAGACTTTTATACAGAAGAGGACTTTATCAAATTAAAAAAATTAGCAGGGGTGAAAAAAGTGGAGGGTAATCAGGAGCACCAGGACTTATATAATGATCTAAAAGAAATTTATAAGAAAACGAAGTACTGGGCGGAGGAAGTGAAAAAGAGGACCTTCCCGGAAATAGGGCATGTTCAGATTATTATGAAGCCTACTAATCAGAGTGGAAAATTTCAAAACTATCATTGGGCAAAAATCTATCCCAGTTCAACCTTCATTACTGACCGGCTTGCATTCACTGTCGGAATTTCTTCTGAACATGGATTTGTTATGAAGATTGATACCATCTTACTGGAACCAAATGATCCACGATTGAAAATATATGAAAATGTGCGAGGAGATTTTATGCAGTCAAAATTAGTAAAGATTGTTAATGAGGAAGAGATGTTGGATAAAGGTTGGGAATACCTAATAGATCTAACCTATACTTTCTTTCAAGATTTAGAGCAGGACTATTTCGATATAATTAAGCTATACCATAAACATACCCTGGAACAATTGGGCGCTACTGACGTCTCCGTCCCACACGCTCTAAATACCATTTTATATGGACCTCCGGGTACCGGCAAGACTTATCATACTATCAATAAAGCTGTCAGTATCGCCAACCCGGGTTTCAGGTCTATTGATAGACAGGATATAAAAGCAGAATTTGCACGGCTACAAAGAGAAGGCCAGATTGAATTTATTACTTTCCACCAAAACCTCAGTTATGAGGACTTTATTGAAGGCATTAAGCCCAAAGTTGATGGGGAGAAACTAGTATATGAAATTGAGGATGGGATCTTTAAGAAAATAAGTGATAAAGCGAGATTTATTGCTGGCAACTTTGAAACTGTGATTGAAAAGTTTAAAAAAGATATATCTCAGGCAGATGGCATGCCTGCTGCTACCATACAAGGTAGTTCTTCCACTTTCGATATCACCTTCAGGGGTACAGGCGTATTCTACGTTCAACCGCATGATACTGAAAAAGAAGATGCCTGGTACCCAGTAAACATCAATAACATCCGGAAAGCATTTGAAACGGAGAATTACATAGGACTCTATAATCCGACATACATCCGCGGCACGATCAGCCACCTTGTAAAAAATTATGGTCTTAAAAAAGGAAACGAGGATATTACTAATAAAAAGAACTATGTACTTGTAATCGATGAAATCAATCGTGGGAATGTATCCCAGATATTCGGGGAGCTAATCACCCTAATTGAAGATAACAAACGATTTGAGGAAGAAGAGTCTCTTGTTGTTACCTTACCATATAGTAAAACAGAATTCTCTGTCCCAAACAATCTCTATATCATTGGCACAATGAATACTGCAGACCGCAGTGTAGAGGCATTGGACAATGCGCTTCGAAGAAGGTTTTGCTTTGAAGAAATGTCGCCAGATGAATCTCTTATTGGAAAATCATTGGAGGAATTAGATTTACAAGCACTACTAAAAACGATTAACAATAGACTGGAAGCGCTATTGACAAAGGATCATTTAATTGGTCATGCATGGTTGATGGGTATTGAAGACTTGTATGATCTGCAAAAGGCGTTTAAAAATAAGATCCTCCCTCTTTTACAAGAGTATTTCTTTAATGACTATGCTAAAATTGGCCTTGTATTAGGGGATACTTTTATATCCTTTAAAAGCGTCAGCAGAAACCTCTTCGCAAATTTTGCAAAAGGAGAGGAAATTGCGGGGGACTTCACAGATAGGATCATATATACCTTAAAAGATCCGATGGAGATGGATTTGGATGATTTCAAGTCAATTTATAGCCATGGCAAATAA